Proteins from one Bacteroides zhangwenhongii genomic window:
- a CDS encoding Fe-S cluster domain-containing protein, whose product MNLILIAVISLGAIALVLAAILYVASKKFAVYEDPRIAQVGEVLPQANCGGCGYPGCSGFADACVKAGSLEGKFCPVGGQPVMAKVADILGLAAGEAEPMVAVVRCNGTCANRPRINQYDGAKSCAIAASLYGGETGCSYGCLGCGDCVAACQFDAIHMNPETGLPEVDEAKCTACGACVKACPKAIIEIRPQGKKSRRVYVSCVNKDKGAVARKACTVSCIGCGKCVKTCPFEAITLENNLAYIDPNKCKSCRKCVEVCPQNSIIELNFPPRKPKAEEAVEAPKAPVAPKAPATPKVTE is encoded by the coding sequence ATGAATTTGATTCTGATTGCAGTGATTTCATTGGGAGCGATAGCGCTCGTGCTGGCCGCTATTCTGTATGTGGCTTCCAAGAAATTTGCCGTGTATGAAGACCCGCGGATTGCCCAAGTGGGGGAAGTATTACCCCAGGCTAATTGCGGTGGATGTGGCTACCCCGGTTGTAGCGGATTTGCCGACGCTTGTGTCAAAGCCGGTTCACTGGAAGGTAAGTTCTGCCCTGTAGGCGGACAGCCTGTCATGGCAAAAGTTGCTGATATTCTCGGACTGGCAGCCGGTGAGGCTGAACCGATGGTAGCAGTGGTGAGATGTAACGGAACCTGTGCCAACCGCCCTCGCATCAACCAGTACGATGGTGCCAAGAGCTGCGCTATTGCCGCTTCACTGTATGGTGGTGAGACAGGATGCAGTTACGGTTGTCTGGGATGTGGTGACTGTGTGGCGGCTTGTCAGTTTGACGCCATCCACATGAATCCCGAAACGGGTCTGCCGGAAGTGGACGAGGCTAAATGTACGGCCTGCGGCGCTTGTGTGAAGGCCTGCCCGAAAGCGATTATCGAGATTCGCCCGCAGGGTAAGAAGTCACGCCGCGTATACGTTTCTTGCGTGAACAAAGACAAAGGTGCCGTTGCCCGCAAAGCTTGTACGGTAAGCTGTATCGGCTGTGGCAAGTGTGTGAAGACTTGTCCGTTCGAGGCTATCACATTGGAGAATAATCTGGCTTACATTGATCCGAACAAGTGTAAGTCTTGCCGGAAATGTGTGGAAGTTTGTCCGCAGAATTCCATTATCGAGCTGAATTTCCCTCCTCGCAAACCGAAGGCGGAAGAAGCTGTGGAAGCTCCGAAAGCACCAGTTGCTCCGAAAGCTCCGGCTACTCCGAAAGTAACAGAATAA
- a CDS encoding SoxR reducing system RseC family protein — protein sequence MTNNTIKHLGIVENIQGSHLSVRIVQTSACAACSAKGHCSSADSKDKIIDIIDTAASSYRVGEKVMVIGETSMGMMAVVLAFIIPFVLLIFSLFLFMALMENELYSALLSLAILIPYYFILWLNKTRLKQKFSFTIKPINN from the coding sequence ATGACGAATAATACTATAAAGCATCTGGGTATTGTGGAAAACATACAGGGTTCTCATCTGTCGGTGAGGATTGTTCAGACATCGGCTTGTGCGGCTTGTAGCGCAAAGGGACACTGTTCCTCAGCGGATAGCAAGGACAAAATCATAGATATTATCGATACGGCGGCCTCTTCCTACCGGGTAGGAGAGAAAGTCATGGTGATTGGCGAAACGTCGATGGGCATGATGGCGGTGGTATTGGCTTTTATAATTCCTTTCGTACTTCTGATATTTTCACTATTCCTTTTTATGGCGTTGATGGAGAATGAACTGTATTCCGCTCTTCTTTCTCTGGCTATACTTATACCCTATTATTTCATTCTCTGGCTCAACAAAACACGACTGAAACAAAAATTTTCATTTACTATAAAACCAATAAATAACTAA
- a CDS encoding ATP-binding protein, with product METLQRLYPIGIQTFSEIREKNYLYIDKTEYVYRMTHFAKYVFLSRPRRFGKSLLTSTLHSYFSGRKDLFQGLAMERLEKEWIEYPVLHFDMSTAKHVGKDELISELERKLTTYERIYGRNEEDIYVNQRLQGLIERAYKQTGRQVVVLIDEYDAPLLDVVHEKENLGVLRNIMRNFYSPLKACDPYLKYVFLTGITKFSQLSIFSELNNIKNISMDEPYAAICGITEDEMLTQMKEDMEMLAAKLNISSEEVLLKLKENYDGYHFTYPSPDIYNPFSLLNAFADGKFGSYWFGSGTPTYLIKMLGKFGVNPSGIGPKQAKASIFDAPTETMTNITPLLYQSGYITIKDYNKILDLYTLDIPNKEVRLGLMESLLPNYVGNETPEATTMVAYLFYDIQNGDMDSALRRLQTFLSTVPYCDNTKYEGHYQQLFYVIFSLLNYYVDIEVRTPRGRVDVVLRTKTTLYVMELKLDKTAGEAMEQINLKNYPERFALCGLPVVKVAINFDSERGTIGDWEIEKG from the coding sequence GGAAACTTTGCAAAGATTATACCCTATAGGGATACAGACTTTCTCTGAAATTCGTGAGAAGAATTATCTTTATATCGATAAGACGGAATACGTTTATCGCATGACTCATTTTGCGAAATATGTGTTTCTGAGCCGTCCTCGCCGTTTTGGTAAATCCTTGCTTACTTCTACTTTGCATAGTTATTTCTCTGGTCGTAAGGATCTGTTTCAAGGGTTGGCTATGGAAAGGTTGGAGAAAGAGTGGATAGAGTATCCGGTTCTTCATTTCGATATGAGTACGGCCAAGCACGTCGGAAAAGATGAATTAATAAGCGAGTTGGAACGTAAGTTGACAACTTATGAAAGAATCTATGGTCGAAATGAGGAAGATATTTATGTCAATCAGCGGTTGCAAGGTCTGATAGAACGTGCTTATAAGCAGACGGGCCGACAAGTTGTTGTTCTTATAGACGAATATGACGCTCCTTTGCTTGATGTGGTGCATGAAAAGGAAAATCTAGGTGTATTACGTAATATCATGCGTAACTTCTATAGTCCTTTGAAGGCTTGTGATCCTTATCTGAAGTATGTGTTTTTGACGGGTATCACCAAGTTCTCTCAGTTGAGTATCTTTAGCGAGTTGAATAATATTAAGAATATCAGCATGGATGAGCCATACGCTGCGATCTGCGGAATAACGGAGGATGAAATGCTAACGCAGATGAAAGAGGATATGGAGATGTTGGCTGCGAAATTGAATATTTCCTCTGAAGAGGTCTTGCTGAAGTTGAAGGAGAATTATGACGGTTATCATTTCACTTATCCTTCTCCCGACATCTATAATCCGTTCAGTCTGTTGAATGCTTTTGCGGATGGTAAGTTTGGTTCCTACTGGTTCGGTAGCGGCACTCCTACATACTTGATAAAGATGTTGGGTAAATTTGGTGTAAATCCTTCAGGGATCGGTCCCAAACAAGCGAAAGCTTCCATTTTTGATGCTCCTACCGAGACCATGACGAATATCACTCCTTTGCTATATCAGAGCGGTTATATCACCATAAAGGATTATAATAAGATTCTGGACCTTTATACGCTTGATATTCCTAACAAAGAAGTTCGTCTGGGTCTTATGGAAAGCCTTCTTCCTAACTATGTGGGCAATGAGACCCCGGAAGCCACCACTATGGTTGCCTATCTTTTTTATGATATTCAGAACGGTGATATGGATTCTGCGTTGCGTCGGTTGCAGACTTTCTTGTCTACCGTTCCTTATTGCGACAATACTAAATATGAGGGGCATTACCAGCAACTCTTTTATGTCATATTCAGTCTGCTGAATTATTATGTGGATATTGAAGTCCGTACTCCCCGTGGTCGAGTGGATGTGGTGCTTCGTACGAAAACAACACTTTATGTGATGGAATTGAAGCTTGATAAGACTGCCGGTGAAGCTATGGAACAGATCAACCTGAAGAATTATCCTGAACGCTTCGCTTTATGCGGACTTCCGGTCGTGAAAGTAGCGATAAACTTTGATAGTGAACGGGGGACAATAGGAGACTGGGAGATTGAGAAAGGCTGA